Proteins found in one Anaeromicrobium sediminis genomic segment:
- the cdaA gene encoding diadenylate cyclase CdaA, producing the protein MDGVLEIFLNIGIRDILDMAIVAFVFYKLLMLIRHTSAEQLIKGILVLLIATKLSDWMGFYVTNWILKNTMTVGVIALLIVFQPELRRALEHIGRSKLFLNSIMELDTEQIEKYSDRIVDAVFNLGKDKIGALIVMEGETGLSDVIETGTIINGEISTELLINIFIPNTPLHDGAVIVRNGKIMAAGCVLPLTSNPNISKKLGTRHRAGIGVTEKSDALTIMVSEETGAISVAREGKLTRFVDERLLRAIIKNAYEQEERQPLLRMIWRRKNDKDKK; encoded by the coding sequence TTGGATGGAGTTTTAGAGATTTTTTTAAACATAGGAATAAGGGATATTCTAGATATGGCTATTGTGGCCTTTGTTTTTTATAAGTTATTAATGCTTATAAGACATACTAGTGCAGAACAATTAATAAAGGGAATATTAGTATTATTAATTGCCACCAAATTAAGTGACTGGATGGGATTTTATGTAACTAACTGGATACTTAAAAATACTATGACAGTGGGAGTAATTGCCCTACTTATAGTGTTTCAACCTGAGTTGAGACGCGCACTTGAACACATTGGTAGAAGTAAACTATTTTTAAACTCCATAATGGAGCTAGATACGGAACAAATAGAGAAATATTCTGATAGGATAGTAGATGCTGTATTTAATTTGGGTAAGGACAAAATAGGTGCATTAATAGTAATGGAAGGTGAAACGGGACTTTCTGATGTAATCGAAACGGGAACCATCATAAACGGAGAAATTTCTACGGAATTATTAATTAATATTTTTATACCTAATACTCCTCTTCATGATGGTGCTGTTATTGTTAGAAATGGAAAGATTATGGCAGCAGGATGTGTTCTACCTTTAACCTCTAATCCTAACATAAGTAAGAAGTTAGGAACAAGACATAGGGCTGGTATTGGAGTCACAGAAAAATCTGATGCCCTGACAATTATGGTGTCAGAGGAAACTGGAGCCATATCAGTAGCTAGGGAAGGTAAATTGACGAGATTTGTAGATGAAAGACTATTGAGAGCAATAATAAAAAATGCATATGAGCAAGAGGAAAGGCAGCCTTTATTAAGGATGATATGGAGGCGAAAGAATGACAAAGATAAAAAATAA
- a CDS encoding M42 family metallopeptidase, translated as MELADKLKKLVETDGVSGFEENIFAQAKDLFFDLCDDIQSDPLGNMIAHISRGGHKKVMLAAHMDEIGLMVKDIDDAGFVQFTNIGGYDYRTLPAQEVIVHGREKVFGIVATKPPHIQNEEDKKKAPKMEDMRIDIGLSKEEAKKVVSIGDPITVKRHMLKLQNDFYSSKAMDDRAGVLAMLHCFEILKKMNHSIDVYGVCTVQEEVGTRGAIVSAFNINPDIGIAVDVGFGSTPELPKDETLDLSKGVGIAFGANIHPKLHKKLIELAKEHNIPYQVDLVPGNSGTDTRSIQISRCGIATALLSIPLRYMHTSVETLSMEDIKNVGKLLAYFILSLDNIDLEELLCF; from the coding sequence ATGGAACTAGCGGATAAGTTAAAAAAATTAGTAGAAACAGATGGTGTATCTGGTTTTGAAGAAAATATCTTTGCCCAAGCTAAAGATCTGTTCTTTGATTTATGCGATGACATCCAGTCAGACCCCTTAGGAAATATGATTGCACACATTTCAAGAGGTGGTCACAAAAAAGTAATGTTAGCTGCCCATATGGACGAAATAGGCCTTATGGTAAAAGACATTGATGATGCGGGATTTGTTCAATTTACAAACATAGGTGGTTATGACTATAGAACCCTACCTGCCCAAGAAGTAATAGTTCATGGTAGAGAAAAAGTTTTTGGTATTGTGGCTACAAAGCCACCCCATATTCAAAATGAAGAAGACAAGAAGAAAGCTCCTAAAATGGAAGATATGCGTATAGATATAGGTTTATCTAAAGAGGAAGCTAAAAAAGTCGTGTCCATAGGAGACCCTATAACAGTAAAAAGGCATATGCTAAAACTTCAAAATGATTTTTATTCTTCTAAAGCAATGGATGATAGAGCTGGTGTTTTAGCCATGCTTCATTGTTTTGAAATCTTAAAGAAGATGAACCATTCTATAGATGTATATGGAGTTTGTACTGTACAAGAAGAAGTTGGTACTAGGGGAGCCATAGTAAGTGCATTTAACATCAATCCAGATATTGGTATTGCCGTTGATGTGGGATTTGGTTCTACTCCAGAACTACCAAAGGATGAGACTCTTGATTTATCAAAGGGAGTTGGTATTGCTTTTGGTGCCAATATTCATCCAAAGCTTCATAAAAAATTAATCGAACTTGCCAAAGAACACAATATCCCATATCAAGTAGATTTAGTTCCAGGTAACTCTGGAACAGATACAAGATCTATACAAATTTCCAGATGCGGAATAGCAACTGCTCTTTTATCTATTCCACTTAGATATATGCATACTTCAGTAGAGACTCTATCAATGGAAGATATTAAAAATGTAGGTAAGCTTTTAGCTTATTTCATATTAAGCCTAGATAATATTGATTTGGAGGAATTACTATGCTTTTAG
- a CDS encoding TspO/MBR family protein produces the protein MCIFIAEITGLLSSYFTRGSMRGFYSELAKPVFAPPTWLFAVVWPILYLLMGIASYRIWMMKRYDKRAKKALFYYGLQLFINFTWSIIFFGMNRIGLAIICIIILLGLIIITTKIFGRIDKVARNLMIPYIIWVAFATILNITIWCMNM, from the coding sequence GTGTGTATATTCATAGCTGAAATAACAGGCCTTTTAAGTAGTTATTTTACTAGAGGTTCCATGAGGGGCTTTTATTCTGAATTAGCAAAACCTGTCTTTGCTCCACCGACCTGGCTATTTGCAGTAGTATGGCCCATATTATATTTACTTATGGGTATAGCTTCTTACAGAATATGGATGATGAAAAGATATGACAAGAGAGCTAAAAAAGCTTTATTCTATTATGGACTTCAATTATTTATAAACTTTACTTGGAGTATTATATTCTTTGGAATGAATAGGATAGGATTGGCTATAATATGTATTATTATATTATTGGGTTTAATAATAATTACTACTAAAATATTTGGTAGAATTGACAAAGTAGCTAGAAATTTAATGATACCTTACATAATATGGGTGGCCTTTGCTACTATACTTAATATAACCATATGGTGTATGAATATGTAA
- a CDS encoding 2,3-bisphosphoglycerate-independent phosphoglycerate mutase, which yields MNYEQVISDTVKTNNSTIVLLVMDGVGDIRNKEFGNRTPLEYAHTPNLDKLARESSLGRMYPVLPGITPGSGPGHTSLFGYDPFDVQIGRGVLEAVGIGFNLEWGDVAARCNFSSMDENGLVTDRRAGRIPTEETERLCEKLRTIKEIDGVEIIIEPGKGHRFVTVFRSKDKKLGSSINDVDPLAEGKAPREAKGEDENSQFLANVINKFMKKGYELIKDDHPANGFLMRGIASRPELTSMRDKYLLESAAIASYPMYKGISSLLGMTLLPTGDTIESLFNTYVQSKAKYDFFFIHIKGTDQAGEDGDFLDKVRHIEEVDKYLPILLQNKPDVLAITADHSSPCPMRSHSWHPVPLLIHSRFCGTDDAKYFHENCCNKGGLGFFESKYLMGLLLANAKRLDKFGA from the coding sequence ATGAACTATGAACAAGTAATATCTGATACTGTAAAAACTAATAATTCTACCATTGTCCTATTAGTAATGGATGGTGTGGGAGATATTAGAAATAAAGAATTTGGAAATAGAACTCCTTTAGAATATGCTCACACTCCCAATTTAGATAAATTGGCACGAGAATCTTCCTTAGGAAGAATGTATCCAGTACTGCCTGGAATAACACCAGGTAGTGGACCAGGACATACTAGCTTATTTGGATATGATCCCTTTGACGTTCAAATAGGCCGTGGTGTCCTAGAAGCAGTTGGTATAGGATTTAATTTAGAGTGGGGTGATGTGGCTGCAAGATGCAACTTTTCATCTATGGATGAAAATGGGCTTGTGACAGATAGACGGGCAGGAAGAATTCCCACAGAAGAAACAGAACGTCTTTGTGAAAAATTAAGGACTATAAAAGAGATTGATGGCGTAGAAATTATTATAGAGCCTGGAAAGGGACATAGATTTGTTACTGTATTTAGAAGTAAGGATAAGAAATTAGGTTCATCCATAAATGATGTAGATCCACTAGCTGAAGGAAAGGCTCCTAGAGAAGCTAAGGGTGAAGATGAGAATTCTCAGTTTTTAGCAAATGTTATTAATAAGTTTATGAAAAAGGGGTATGAATTAATTAAGGATGATCATCCAGCCAATGGTTTTTTAATGAGGGGAATAGCATCAAGGCCTGAACTTACATCCATGAGAGATAAATATTTATTAGAATCAGCAGCCATTGCTTCTTATCCCATGTATAAAGGAATTTCATCCTTATTGGGAATGACTTTACTTCCTACAGGTGATACTATTGAAAGTCTCTTTAATACATATGTCCAATCTAAAGCAAAATATGACTTTTTCTTTATCCATATAAAGGGTACAGACCAGGCTGGTGAAGATGGTGACTTCTTGGATAAAGTAAGGCACATAGAAGAAGTAGATAAATATTTACCAATACTGTTACAAAATAAACCTGATGTATTAGCCATAACGGCAGATCATTCGTCCCCTTGCCCTATGCGCTCCCATAGTTGGCATCCAGTTCCACTGCTTATACATAGTCGTTTTTGCGGTACGGATGATGCAAAATATTTTCATGAGAATTGTTGTAACAAAGGTGGCCTAGGATTTTTTGAAAGTAAATATTTAATGGGCCTACTTTTAGCTAATGCTAAGAGATTAGATAAATTCGGTGCGTAA
- a CDS encoding M42 family metallopeptidase: protein MFNIDLIKKLSYAYGPAGNEEAIREVILNEVKDHVDEVSVDTMGNLIAVKKGSGKKVMIAAHMDEIGIIITGIDDKGFLRFSNIGGVSPFVSLGQKVRFSNGTIGTLHMEHMEDMKHLKLEKMYIDIGAKDKEEALTKVNLGDVACFHSDLVDLGHSVMTKALDDRIGCYIAIETIKRLSASPNELYFVFTVQEELGLRGAKTAAFAIEPDLAIALDITSCGDMPKCKHLAVNLHDGPAIKIKDNSILCHPVMKNLLINTAKENNIPYQLEVLTFGGTDVGAIHLSRAGVISGALSIACRYAHTPNEVVSKDDVNNAVELLTKVLSKEI, encoded by the coding sequence ATGTTTAATATAGATTTAATTAAGAAACTATCTTATGCCTATGGTCCAGCTGGTAACGAAGAAGCTATTAGGGAAGTTATTTTAAATGAAGTAAAGGATCATGTGGATGAAGTATCTGTAGATACTATGGGTAACTTGATTGCAGTTAAAAAGGGATCTGGCAAAAAGGTTATGATTGCAGCCCATATGGACGAAATAGGAATAATAATCACAGGAATTGATGATAAAGGATTTTTAAGATTTTCAAATATAGGTGGAGTATCTCCTTTCGTATCCCTTGGCCAAAAGGTTAGATTCTCAAATGGTACTATAGGTACACTTCATATGGAACATATGGAAGATATGAAACATTTAAAGTTAGAAAAAATGTACATAGATATAGGTGCTAAGGATAAAGAAGAAGCCTTAACTAAAGTTAATTTAGGTGATGTGGCATGCTTCCATTCAGATCTTGTAGACTTAGGCCATAGTGTTATGACTAAGGCCTTAGATGATAGAATAGGATGCTATATAGCCATAGAGACTATTAAAAGGTTAAGCGCCTCTCCTAATGAGCTATATTTCGTATTTACAGTTCAAGAAGAACTGGGCTTACGCGGTGCAAAAACTGCAGCCTTTGCCATTGAACCTGACCTTGCCATAGCTTTAGATATTACCTCTTGTGGAGATATGCCAAAGTGCAAACACTTAGCCGTAAATTTACATGATGGCCCCGCTATAAAGATAAAGGATAATTCTATATTATGCCATCCTGTTATGAAAAACCTTTTAATTAATACGGCTAAAGAAAATAACATTCCATATCAATTAGAGGTTCTAACTTTTGGTGGAACTGACGTAGGTGCCATACATCTATCCCGTGCAGGAGTAATCTCAGGTGCCCTATCTATAGCTTGTAGATATGCCCACACTCCTAATGAAGTAGTTTCTAAAGATGATGTTAACAATGCAGTAGAGCTCCTTACAAAGGTATTAAGTAAAGAAATATAA
- a CDS encoding TIGR01212 family radical SAM protein (This family includes YhcC from E. coli K-12, an uncharacterized radical SAM protein.), which yields MRWQDKRYHSLNYELRSVFNEKIGKVSLDGGFTCPNRDGTLSYGGCIFCSESGSGEFAGSRNIAIKRQVEDQKALLGDKWKVNKYIAYFQNYTNTYDQVENLRQKYYDALSCDGIVGLAIGTRPDCIDDDILDLLEDINNKTYLWVELGLQTIHDHTADFINRGYDLDIFNKTLNKLKDRNIRVVVHVILGLPGESKEEMMDTCTYLSDRGIDGIKIHLLHILKGTKLYEYVLENPYDPFEKEEYIEFVVDILERISPNIVVHRMTGDGKKELLYEPWWSLDKRAILNGIDRELRERDTYQGAKNKDEV from the coding sequence ATGAGATGGCAGGATAAGAGGTATCATTCTTTAAATTATGAATTGAGATCTGTCTTTAATGAAAAGATAGGGAAGGTATCATTAGATGGAGGATTTACTTGTCCTAATAGGGATGGGACACTGTCTTATGGGGGATGTATATTTTGTAGTGAGAGTGGATCTGGAGAATTTGCTGGTAGTAGGAATATAGCTATTAAAAGGCAGGTGGAAGATCAAAAGGCTCTATTAGGAGATAAATGGAAGGTGAATAAGTACATAGCTTATTTTCAAAACTATACCAATACATACGATCAGGTAGAAAATTTGAGGCAGAAATATTACGATGCATTAAGCTGTGATGGCATAGTGGGATTAGCTATAGGGACTAGACCTGATTGTATAGATGATGACATATTGGATTTGTTAGAAGATATAAATAACAAAACTTATTTATGGGTAGAATTAGGTCTTCAGACTATTCATGATCATACGGCTGATTTTATAAATCGGGGATATGATTTAGATATATTCAATAAAACGCTGAACAAATTAAAGGATAGAAATATAAGAGTAGTTGTCCATGTTATACTAGGTCTTCCTGGTGAAAGTAAAGAGGAGATGATGGACACTTGTACATATTTATCAGATAGAGGGATAGATGGGATTAAGATTCATTTATTACATATATTAAAGGGAACAAAGCTATACGAATATGTATTAGAAAATCCATATGACCCATTTGAAAAGGAAGAGTATATAGAATTTGTAGTAGATATATTAGAAAGAATTTCACCTAATATAGTGGTCCATAGGATGACTGGTGACGGCAAAAAGGAATTATTATATGAACCCTGGTGGAGTTTAGATAAAAGAGCCATATTAAATGGAATAGATAGGGAACTAAGGGAAAGGGACACATATCAAGGGGCTAAAAATAAGGATGAGGTTTAA
- a CDS encoding M42 family metallopeptidase: MLLEKLTSLNGVSGNEDAVRNFIKEEIKDHVDEIKIDRLGNLIAIKHGKENYPKVMLSAHMDEVGLMVKSINDKGFVKFLKVGGIDDKVLVSKPVSIGDKKITGVIGAKAIHLQTPKERTVPLKSKDLYIDIGAKSKDDGKKHVSPGDYICFLSDYVEFGDDLIKAKALDDRAGCAIIMDLLKNNYDSTIYAVFSVQEEVGLRGAAPYSYRLDSDLAIVIETTSCFDLDKVEEPDFVTKMHGGPAFSVLDRVTYYSKAVTNRLIGVAKDNNISYQFKQVPKGGNDSGQIHLSKNGIPTACISMPCRYLHSPVSVISKRDFNNSKKLLDEFLKDIKKEEFVNV; this comes from the coding sequence ATGCTTTTAGAAAAATTAACTAGCTTAAATGGAGTATCTGGTAATGAAGATGCTGTTAGAAACTTTATAAAGGAAGAAATAAAAGATCATGTGGATGAAATCAAAATTGATAGATTGGGAAACTTAATAGCCATTAAACATGGTAAAGAAAATTATCCAAAGGTAATGTTATCAGCACATATGGACGAAGTGGGTTTAATGGTTAAATCCATAAATGATAAGGGCTTTGTTAAGTTCTTAAAGGTTGGTGGAATAGACGATAAGGTATTAGTTTCTAAGCCCGTTTCCATAGGAGATAAAAAAATCACTGGTGTTATTGGTGCTAAGGCCATTCACTTACAAACACCAAAAGAAAGAACTGTTCCTCTAAAGTCTAAAGACTTATATATAGATATTGGTGCTAAATCTAAAGATGATGGGAAAAAGCATGTGTCTCCAGGAGATTATATATGTTTTTTAAGTGACTACGTGGAATTTGGAGATGATTTAATAAAAGCCAAGGCCCTAGATGATAGAGCTGGTTGTGCTATTATTATGGACCTTTTAAAGAATAATTATGACTCCACCATTTATGCAGTATTTTCTGTGCAAGAAGAGGTTGGACTTAGAGGGGCTGCTCCTTACTCCTATAGATTAGATTCAGATTTAGCAATAGTGATAGAAACCACTTCTTGCTTTGATTTAGATAAAGTAGAAGAACCTGATTTTGTAACAAAAATGCACGGTGGCCCTGCCTTTTCCGTATTAGATAGGGTTACATACTATAGTAAGGCTGTTACAAATAGATTAATTGGTGTGGCTAAGGATAATAATATTTCATACCAATTTAAACAAGTTCCAAAGGGCGGAAATGATTCAGGTCAAATTCATTTATCTAAAAATGGTATTCCTACGGCTTGTATATCAATGCCTTGTAGATACCTTCATTCACCTGTATCTGTAATAAGTAAAAGAGATTTTAATAACTCTAAAAAACTTTTAGATGAATTTTTAAAAGACATAAAAAAGGAGGAGTTCGTAAATGTTTAA